One Actinospica robiniae DSM 44927 genomic region harbors:
- a CDS encoding DUF4352 domain-containing protein, with protein sequence MERRADQQPYFAQPPSQPPKKKRTGWWIGGFGCLGVVVAFIVVAVAVGSGAGTSLTVSPDDNTPVGGHSAATAAKPAGLGDTIDVTDSNGGKLAVTLIKVVPGAKGADEFNAPDAGKQFVAVQLRIKNVGTSAWSDSPDNCVQLRDGSGQQFNADLDNVSVGQSFAGSASLTPGSSVLGVEVFQLPSGDKLGLFQFQTDSGMGPGIAQWTLA encoded by the coding sequence ATGGAACGGCGCGCTGACCAGCAGCCGTATTTCGCTCAGCCGCCGAGTCAGCCGCCGAAGAAGAAGCGCACCGGCTGGTGGATCGGCGGCTTCGGCTGCCTGGGTGTCGTGGTGGCGTTCATCGTGGTCGCTGTCGCAGTCGGCTCTGGCGCGGGTACCAGTCTGACCGTGAGTCCCGATGACAACACCCCCGTCGGAGGGCACTCCGCCGCTACTGCGGCGAAGCCGGCCGGGCTCGGCGACACGATCGACGTCACCGACTCCAACGGCGGCAAGCTCGCCGTCACGCTCATCAAAGTCGTCCCAGGTGCGAAGGGTGCGGACGAATTCAACGCGCCCGACGCGGGCAAGCAGTTCGTCGCCGTCCAACTCCGCATCAAGAACGTCGGCACATCCGCGTGGTCGGACTCCCCCGACAACTGCGTGCAGCTACGCGACGGCTCTGGGCAGCAGTTCAACGCCGACCTCGACAACGTCAGCGTCGGCCAGTCGTTCGCCGGTTCCGCGAGCCTTACGCCCGGATCCAGCGTCCTCGGCGTCGAGGTGTTCCAACTGCCGTCCGGCGACAAGCTCGGGCTCTTTCAGTTCCAGACCGACTCTGGAATGGGTCCGGGCATTGCGCAGTGGACGCTCGCGTGA
- the fumC gene encoding class II fumarate hydratase gives MTKRQDSNEDRAPRVLDLPVGLDATGKRRETDSMGALDVPADRYWGAQTQRSLIHFSIGDDRMPKAVYHAYGYVKKAAAIVNGRAGRLPEWKSALIQRVADEVIAGELDGHFPLYVWQTGSGTQSNMNTNEVISNRAIQLVGGELGSKTPIHPNDHVNLGQSSNDTFPTAMHIAALAEVEDHLVPAVRALRAAIGRKAADWQDVVKIGRTHLEDAVPLTVGQEWSGYERQLEQALERLTGSVEGLHELAAGGTAVGTGLNAPPDFAEQIAAEISKETRRPFVTAGNKFAAQGGLDALVGASAGLRSLAVPLMKIANDIRWLASGPRCGLAELTLPANEPGSSIMPGKVNPTQCEAMVMVCIQVLAEDSAIAFAGSQGNFELNAMRPVIINNFLHSATILADACVKLREYCIEGIELNDERIGDYVERSLMLVTALSPAIGYDKASAIAHKADDEGTTLREAALASGVSADEFDRVVDPRTMV, from the coding sequence ATGACTAAGCGGCAGGATTCGAACGAGGACCGCGCGCCGCGCGTGCTCGATCTCCCGGTGGGCCTGGACGCGACCGGGAAACGTCGCGAAACCGACTCGATGGGCGCGCTCGACGTGCCGGCCGACCGGTACTGGGGTGCGCAGACGCAGCGCTCGCTGATCCACTTCTCCATCGGCGACGACCGGATGCCCAAGGCCGTCTACCACGCCTACGGCTACGTGAAGAAGGCCGCGGCGATCGTCAACGGCCGGGCCGGACGCCTGCCGGAATGGAAGTCCGCGCTCATCCAGCGGGTGGCGGACGAGGTGATCGCCGGCGAGCTGGACGGGCACTTCCCGCTCTACGTCTGGCAGACCGGCTCGGGCACCCAGTCCAACATGAACACCAACGAGGTCATCAGCAACCGGGCGATCCAGCTGGTCGGCGGAGAGCTCGGCAGCAAGACCCCGATCCACCCGAACGACCACGTCAACCTGGGCCAGTCGTCCAACGACACCTTCCCGACCGCGATGCACATCGCGGCGCTCGCCGAGGTCGAGGACCACCTGGTGCCCGCCGTCAGGGCCCTGCGGGCCGCGATTGGGCGGAAGGCGGCCGACTGGCAGGACGTGGTGAAGATCGGGCGCACCCACCTCGAGGACGCCGTCCCGCTCACCGTCGGCCAGGAGTGGTCGGGTTACGAGCGGCAGCTGGAGCAGGCGCTCGAGCGGCTGACCGGCTCGGTCGAGGGACTGCACGAGCTGGCCGCCGGCGGCACGGCCGTGGGCACGGGCCTGAACGCGCCGCCCGACTTCGCCGAGCAGATCGCGGCCGAGATATCGAAGGAGACCCGGCGGCCGTTCGTCACGGCCGGCAACAAGTTCGCCGCGCAGGGCGGACTCGACGCGCTCGTCGGCGCCTCGGCGGGGCTGCGCTCGCTCGCGGTGCCGCTGATGAAGATCGCCAACGACATCCGCTGGCTGGCCTCGGGCCCGCGCTGCGGCCTGGCCGAGCTGACCCTGCCGGCGAACGAGCCCGGCTCCTCGATCATGCCGGGGAAGGTCAACCCGACCCAGTGCGAGGCCATGGTCATGGTGTGCATCCAGGTGCTGGCCGAGGACTCGGCGATCGCCTTCGCCGGCTCCCAGGGCAACTTCGAGCTCAACGCCATGCGCCCGGTGATCATCAACAACTTCCTGCACTCCGCCACGATCCTGGCCGACGCGTGCGTCAAGCTGCGCGAGTACTGCATCGAAGGCATCGAACTCAACGACGAGCGGATCGGCGACTACGTCGAGCGGTCCCTGATGCTGGTGACCGCGCTGTCCCCGGCCATCGGCTACGACAAGGCCTCGGCCATCGCGCACAAGGCCGACGACGAGGGCACGACGTTGCGCGAGGCCGCGCTCGCCTCGGGCGTGTCCGCCGACGAGTTCGACCGCGTCGTGGATCCTCGGACCATGGTCTAG
- a CDS encoding GNAT family N-acetyltransferase has protein sequence MARNDSGTSTSTGTASAASGLRIVPANEASWEDLELILGKARCHGGACYCQRFKAGGAAWEPAYDEARAFRLRGQTSCGDPESEATSGLVAYADDEPAGWCNVEPRTAFPGLPASRVAWKARGEDKDDAGVWAVTCFITRTEFRRTGITHALAAAAVEFARERGARALEAYPMVTEPGKEITWGELHVGSRGAFADAGFREVAHPTPRRVVMRIDF, from the coding sequence ATGGCCCGGAATGACAGCGGTACCAGTACCAGTACCGGCACAGCATCCGCGGCGTCCGGGCTGAGGATCGTCCCCGCGAACGAGGCGTCGTGGGAGGACCTCGAGCTCATCCTCGGCAAGGCCAGATGCCACGGCGGCGCGTGCTACTGCCAGCGGTTCAAGGCGGGCGGGGCCGCGTGGGAACCGGCGTACGACGAGGCACGGGCCTTCCGGCTGCGCGGGCAGACGTCCTGCGGCGACCCGGAGTCCGAGGCGACAAGCGGGCTCGTGGCGTACGCCGACGACGAGCCGGCGGGCTGGTGCAACGTGGAGCCTCGCACGGCTTTCCCCGGCCTACCCGCCTCCCGCGTGGCGTGGAAGGCGCGCGGCGAGGACAAGGACGACGCCGGCGTGTGGGCTGTCACCTGCTTCATCACCCGTACCGAGTTCCGCCGCACGGGCATCACCCACGCCCTCGCGGCCGCTGCGGTGGAGTTCGCCCGCGAGCGCGGGGCACGAGCGCTCGAGGCCTATCCGATGGTCACCGAACCCGGAAAGGAGATCACCTGGGGCGAACTGCACGTCGGCAGCCGCGGCGCCTTCGCGGACGCCGGGTTCCGGGAGGTCGCCCACCCGACGCCGCGGCGCGTGGTGATGCGGATCGACTTCTGA
- a CDS encoding ATP-binding protein yields the protein MSESSVRAVGWARSLPIDSSVKAARDWARERLRALGWTTDAPDTADAVLLTVSELVTNAHLHAHSDAQLILAWDNRCLHVVVHDASPALPTPRSPDNESLGGRGMLLVEALADSWQSRRCPYGKIVTACFRPHLVHQEDDASS from the coding sequence GTGAGCGAGTCTTCCGTACGAGCGGTGGGCTGGGCGCGCTCGCTGCCGATCGACAGCAGCGTGAAGGCGGCGCGCGACTGGGCTCGGGAGCGCCTGCGCGCACTCGGCTGGACCACCGACGCGCCCGACACCGCGGACGCTGTGCTGCTTACCGTCTCCGAGCTGGTCACCAACGCACATCTGCATGCGCACAGCGATGCGCAGCTGATTCTGGCCTGGGATAACCGCTGCCTGCACGTCGTCGTCCACGACGCCTCGCCCGCGTTGCCGACGCCGCGCTCCCCGGACAACGAGAGCCTCGGCGGACGCGGCATGCTCCTCGTCGAGGCGCTCGCAGACAGCTGGCAGTCCCGCCGCTGCCCCTACGGCAAGATCGTTACCGCCTGCTTCCGGCCGCATCTGGTGCATCAGGAGGACGACGCGAGCAGCTGA
- a CDS encoding alpha/beta fold hydrolase: MPYATVGQENSGSIDLYYEDHGSGRPIVLIHGFPLSGRAWERQERALLAAGYRTIAYDRRGFGKSSQPATGYDYDTFAADLDRLLTALDLTDVTLVGHSMGGGEIARYLGAYGSGRIRDAVIISGVPPFLLNTPEDPYGGPQELFDSIAGALTEDRFAYFTEWNKNFFNLDDNLGKRISPEAVQDSWNAATAASPTGTIACVATWYTDFRKDLPKIDVPVLVMHGTADRILPIEATGARTHEMIKGAKYVTVEGAPHGLCWTHADEVNKHLLAFLG; the protein is encoded by the coding sequence GTGCCTTACGCCACCGTCGGCCAGGAGAACTCCGGATCGATCGACCTCTACTACGAGGACCACGGTTCGGGCCGCCCGATCGTGCTCATCCACGGTTTCCCGCTCAGCGGCCGGGCCTGGGAGCGCCAGGAGCGAGCGCTGCTGGCCGCGGGCTACCGGACCATCGCCTATGACCGGCGCGGGTTCGGGAAGTCGAGCCAGCCGGCCACCGGATACGACTACGACACTTTCGCGGCCGACCTCGACCGGCTGCTCACCGCCCTCGACCTGACCGACGTCACCCTCGTCGGCCATTCCATGGGCGGCGGCGAGATCGCGCGCTACCTCGGCGCCTACGGGTCCGGCCGGATCCGCGACGCGGTGATCATCTCCGGCGTGCCCCCGTTCCTGCTCAACACGCCGGAGGATCCGTACGGTGGTCCGCAGGAGCTGTTCGACTCGATCGCCGGCGCCCTGACCGAGGACCGCTTCGCCTACTTCACCGAGTGGAACAAGAACTTCTTCAACCTCGACGACAACCTCGGCAAGCGGATCAGCCCGGAGGCCGTGCAGGACTCCTGGAACGCCGCCACGGCCGCGTCTCCGACCGGGACCATCGCCTGCGTGGCGACCTGGTACACGGACTTCCGCAAGGACCTGCCCAAGATCGACGTCCCGGTGCTGGTCATGCACGGTACGGCCGACCGGATCCTGCCGATCGAGGCCACCGGCGCGCGCACCCACGAGATGATCAAGGGCGCGAAGTACGTCACCGTCGAGGGCGCTCCGCACGGCCTGTGCTGGACGCACGCCGACGAGGTCAACAAGCACCTGCTCGCCTTCCTCGGCTGA
- a CDS encoding acyl-CoA dehydrogenase family protein: protein MRDAILEQDHLDFRDTVRAFVAREVLPHYEAWEDAGRVDRTLWRAAGRNGLLGLDVAEEFGGGGIDDYRFPALITEELARTGANGVAIPLHNDIIGPYLNTLTDEAQRKRWLPGYCRGELLAAIALTEPGAGSDLAGMRTTAVRDADGYVLNGSKTFVSNGSEADLIIVAAVTDPRRASRGRVSLLVVERDMPGLERGRPLRKLGLHAQDTVELFFRDVRVPPENLLDVEGNALRALTEHLPRERLSIAVAAVASAEAVLAETLAYCRSRQAFGRPIGELQHVRFELAEMATELEVARTFVDQCVLDHVAKRFDAVGAARAKWWCTDVQKRVVDRCLQLHGGYGYMHEYRVARAFVDTRMMPIYGGTNEIMKEIIGRSLGL from the coding sequence ATGAGGGACGCGATTCTCGAGCAGGACCACCTCGACTTCCGGGACACCGTACGCGCTTTCGTGGCGCGGGAGGTGTTGCCGCACTACGAGGCCTGGGAGGATGCCGGCCGGGTCGACCGGACGCTGTGGCGCGCCGCGGGCCGCAACGGGTTGTTGGGCCTGGACGTGGCCGAGGAGTTCGGCGGCGGGGGCATCGACGACTACCGGTTCCCGGCGCTCATCACCGAAGAACTGGCCCGGACCGGCGCCAACGGCGTGGCGATACCGCTGCACAACGACATCATCGGGCCATATCTCAATACCCTGACTGATGAGGCGCAGCGCAAGCGCTGGCTGCCCGGCTACTGCCGGGGCGAACTGCTCGCCGCGATCGCGCTGACCGAGCCCGGCGCCGGCAGCGACCTGGCGGGGATGCGTACCACGGCCGTGCGCGACGCCGACGGGTACGTGCTCAACGGCTCGAAGACCTTCGTCAGCAACGGTTCTGAAGCCGACCTCATCATCGTGGCCGCGGTCACCGACCCACGACGCGCTTCTCGCGGGCGAGTCAGCCTGCTGGTGGTCGAGCGGGACATGCCGGGGCTGGAACGCGGCCGTCCGCTGCGCAAGCTGGGCCTGCACGCGCAGGACACCGTCGAGCTCTTCTTCCGCGACGTGCGGGTGCCGCCGGAGAACCTGCTCGACGTCGAGGGCAACGCGCTGCGCGCGCTGACGGAGCACCTGCCCCGGGAACGGCTGAGCATCGCGGTGGCGGCGGTCGCGTCGGCTGAGGCGGTGTTGGCCGAGACGCTGGCCTACTGCCGGAGCCGGCAGGCCTTCGGCCGCCCGATCGGCGAACTGCAGCACGTGCGGTTCGAGTTGGCCGAGATGGCGACCGAACTGGAGGTGGCCCGGACCTTCGTCGATCAGTGTGTGCTGGACCACGTCGCCAAGCGCTTCGACGCGGTCGGCGCGGCCCGGGCCAAGTGGTGGTGCACCGACGTGCAGAAGCGGGTCGTCGACCGCTGCCTCCAGTTGCACGGCGGCTACGGCTACATGCACGAATACCGGGTGGCCAGGGCTTTCGTCGACACCCGGATGATGCCGATCTACGGCGGCACCAACGAGATCATGAAAGAGATCATCGGCCGGTCGCTCGGCCTGTGA
- a CDS encoding N,N-dimethylformamidase beta subunit family domain-containing protein: MATAYALATSVAPGERLMFQVDGSADGPVTATVYDAVDGTPVARSRVEGPRWVLEIPEGWRSSLYRAVFRETSAEDDDASETDPDAEAHFVVRAAAPGAPVLLSVPFATWQAYNRFDVPGEGLYGAENPERAARVSFDRPGGGPPTERWEHGLMAWLRANDIAVDYCSGLDLHGGDDLLAGYRLLVVNGHDEYWTKEMRDAVETFTRRGGNLAVFAANTAWWQIRLEDAGRTIVCHRDAVADPFSATDPERVTVEWSSAPVNRPENAMTGVSFRRGAGCWGPYMPLMREESYTARFADHWVFEGTGLTDGDQFGRGCLGYETDAADIEERDGVPRATGRDGTPASFVVLATADLAHWAHYGQGGAATMGVFESGAGTVFNAGTVNWGAALHDPAVDRITRNVLSRLSEPPDRSRWTVIGPAADIRALTAVDSRLFAALADGALAVRDLCGQNLRWRPVGRAEGVVALAVPREAVTGGPLGIYAATADGELRYTDADPGPDGIYQWSAFGRVPANTSALAAVNGALYATDRDGLLWTAPLARPDGSSGLDAAEWLECGKAGMLVGLTAMNGRLYGLADDGTILTRRPLAHEPWQQLDGDTGPGTGSTALAAGAGRLIAGSCDGVPLRWREAGPGAAR; the protein is encoded by the coding sequence ATGGCGACCGCGTATGCGCTCGCCACTTCGGTCGCGCCCGGCGAACGGCTGATGTTCCAGGTCGACGGCAGCGCCGACGGGCCGGTGACGGCCACGGTGTACGACGCGGTCGACGGCACGCCGGTCGCCCGGTCGCGCGTCGAGGGGCCGCGCTGGGTGCTGGAGATCCCCGAGGGCTGGCGCAGTTCGCTTTACCGCGCGGTGTTCCGGGAGACGTCGGCGGAAGATGACGACGCGTCGGAGACGGACCCGGACGCCGAGGCTCACTTCGTCGTGCGCGCGGCCGCGCCGGGCGCACCCGTGCTGCTGTCGGTGCCGTTCGCCACCTGGCAGGCCTACAACCGCTTCGATGTGCCGGGCGAGGGGCTTTACGGAGCCGAGAACCCGGAGCGGGCCGCGCGGGTGAGTTTCGACCGGCCCGGCGGCGGTCCGCCGACCGAGCGCTGGGAGCACGGCCTGATGGCTTGGCTGCGCGCCAACGACATCGCCGTGGACTACTGCTCGGGCCTGGATCTGCACGGCGGCGACGATCTTCTGGCCGGCTACCGCCTGCTCGTCGTCAACGGACACGACGAGTACTGGACCAAGGAGATGCGCGACGCGGTGGAGACGTTCACCCGCCGCGGCGGCAACCTCGCCGTCTTCGCCGCCAACACGGCGTGGTGGCAGATCCGGCTCGAGGACGCCGGGCGCACCATCGTCTGCCACCGCGACGCCGTCGCCGACCCCTTCTCCGCGACCGACCCCGAGCGGGTCACCGTGGAGTGGTCCAGTGCCCCGGTCAACCGCCCGGAGAACGCCATGACCGGCGTCAGCTTCCGGCGCGGCGCGGGCTGCTGGGGCCCGTACATGCCGCTCATGCGCGAGGAGTCCTACACCGCGCGCTTCGCGGACCACTGGGTGTTCGAGGGCACCGGCCTGACGGACGGGGACCAGTTCGGGCGCGGCTGCTTGGGCTACGAGACGGACGCCGCGGACATCGAGGAACGTGACGGCGTGCCGAGGGCCACCGGTCGCGACGGGACACCGGCCTCCTTCGTCGTGTTGGCGACGGCCGATCTGGCGCACTGGGCGCACTACGGTCAGGGCGGCGCGGCGACGATGGGCGTCTTCGAGTCGGGCGCGGGCACGGTGTTCAACGCGGGGACGGTCAACTGGGGTGCCGCGCTGCACGACCCCGCGGTCGATCGAATCACCCGCAATGTACTGAGTCGCCTCTCGGAACCGCCCGACCGCAGCCGGTGGACGGTGATCGGCCCGGCCGCAGACATCCGTGCCCTGACGGCGGTCGATTCTCGGCTGTTCGCGGCGTTGGCCGACGGCGCCTTGGCGGTGCGTGACCTGTGCGGCCAGAATCTGCGGTGGCGGCCGGTCGGGCGGGCTGAAGGCGTTGTGGCGCTGGCGGTTCCGCGGGAGGCCGTCACCGGCGGGCCGCTCGGCATCTACGCCGCCACGGCCGACGGCGAGCTGCGATACACCGATGCCGACCCCGGGCCCGACGGCATATATCAATGGTCTGCATTCGGTCGGGTACCGGCGAACACCTCCGCCCTCGCGGCCGTGAACGGCGCGCTTTACGCGACGGACCGGGACGGCTTGCTATGGACGGCGCCGCTCGCCCGACCGGACGGTTCGTCCGGTCTCGACGCCGCGGAATGGCTGGAATGTGGAAAGGCCGGCATGCTCGTAGGTCTCACCGCGATGAACGGCCGGCTCTACGGGCTCGCGGACGACGGCACGATCCTGACGCGGCGCCCACTCGCACACGAGCCGTGGCAGCAGCTCGACGGGGACACCGGGCCGGGGACGGGATCCACGGCCCTCGCCGCCGGCGCCGGTCGGCTCATCGCCGGGTCCTGCGATGGGGTTCCGCTGCGCTGGCGCGAGGCCGGGCCGGGAGCGGCGCGATGA
- a CDS encoding NAD-dependent succinate-semialdehyde dehydrogenase, giving the protein MSEAIQAPTRLLIGGKWVDGKEGTFDVLDPSTGSAIASVARAGLPDMTAAIDAAAAAQPAWAAAAPRERSAILRKAFDLMIDQAADMAYLMSLEMGKSLEDSKAEVLYAAEFLRWYSEEAVRVGGELRMSPTGQNRIITFKKPSGVALLLTPWNFPAAMATRKLGPALAAGCSVVLKPAEDTPLTALVLARILTEAGVPDGVVNVVTTEQPGPIVEHALGDDRVRKLSFTGSTRVGAILLKQAADRIVDSSMELGGNNAFIVCADADLDAALDGAMVAKMRNGGQACTAANRFLVEEPVAEEFARRLAERMGALKMGPGTVEGTQLGPMINARQRDGIADKVSRSVAAGARAILGGSVPDGAGFYYPATVLLDVPRDCAVATEEIFGPVAPIIATSSDDDAIALANSSTMGLTGFVYTRDLARGLRICERLEVGMVGLNRGLVSDPAAPFGGVKHSGLGREGGFEGIEEYLETTYVAGTW; this is encoded by the coding sequence ATGTCCGAGGCCATCCAAGCTCCCACCCGGCTGCTGATCGGCGGAAAGTGGGTCGACGGCAAGGAGGGCACCTTCGACGTGCTGGACCCCTCGACGGGCTCTGCCATCGCCTCGGTGGCGCGGGCCGGCCTGCCGGACATGACGGCCGCCATCGACGCCGCCGCGGCGGCGCAGCCGGCCTGGGCGGCGGCCGCTCCCCGGGAGCGCTCGGCGATCCTGCGCAAGGCCTTCGATCTGATGATCGATCAGGCCGCTGACATGGCCTATCTGATGTCGCTGGAGATGGGCAAGTCGCTCGAGGACTCGAAGGCCGAGGTCCTCTACGCGGCGGAATTCCTGCGCTGGTACTCCGAGGAGGCCGTGCGCGTCGGCGGCGAGCTGCGCATGTCGCCGACCGGGCAGAATCGGATCATCACCTTCAAGAAGCCCTCGGGCGTCGCGCTCCTGCTCACGCCGTGGAACTTCCCCGCGGCGATGGCCACACGCAAGCTCGGCCCGGCTCTGGCCGCCGGCTGTTCGGTGGTCCTCAAGCCGGCCGAGGACACGCCGCTCACCGCCCTGGTGCTGGCCCGGATCCTGACCGAGGCCGGCGTCCCGGACGGCGTCGTCAACGTCGTGACGACGGAGCAGCCGGGCCCGATCGTCGAGCACGCGCTGGGTGACGACCGGGTGCGCAAGCTCTCGTTCACCGGATCGACCAGGGTCGGCGCGATCCTGCTCAAGCAGGCCGCCGACCGGATCGTGGACTCCTCGATGGAACTCGGCGGGAACAACGCATTCATCGTGTGCGCGGACGCCGATCTCGACGCCGCGCTCGACGGCGCGATGGTGGCGAAGATGCGCAACGGCGGACAGGCGTGCACCGCGGCCAACCGATTCCTGGTCGAGGAGCCGGTCGCCGAGGAGTTCGCACGCAGGCTGGCCGAGCGGATGGGCGCGTTGAAGATGGGGCCGGGGACAGTAGAGGGCACTCAGCTGGGGCCGATGATCAACGCCAGGCAGCGCGACGGCATCGCCGACAAGGTCTCGCGGTCCGTCGCCGCCGGCGCCAGGGCGATCCTGGGCGGTTCGGTCCCGGACGGCGCAGGGTTCTACTATCCGGCCACTGTGCTCCTCGACGTTCCCCGGGATTGCGCCGTGGCCACCGAGGAGATCTTCGGCCCGGTCGCCCCGATCATCGCCACCTCCTCCGACGACGACGCGATCGCGCTGGCCAACTCCTCCACGATGGGGCTGACCGGCTTCGTCTACACCCGCGACCTGGCCCGCGGCCTGCGGATCTGCGAGCGGCTCGAAGTCGGCATGGTCGGCCTCAACCGCGGCCTGGTCTCCGATCCGGCAGCGCCCTTCGGCGGCGTCAAGCATTCCGGGCTGGGCCGCGAGGGCGGGTTCGAGGGCATCGAGGAGTACCTGGAGACCACCTACGTCGCGGGCACCTGGTGA
- a CDS encoding condensation domain-containing protein: MSDVVVTSVSVGFRGGEGRSGSLAWGQQALWNAIRRTRPEDQYFNFSREFTPAGRAGIEDVTDALARVLARHEALRTTLVADEALPEQVVHGAGKLNVDMHCCAAADVDSVAAATAAEYESRAFDYVGELPLRVAFVTTDDDAVARVVFCFCHLAADFGGSQVVLDDLAGYLRADAEPASPAPQPLDLVATQNAPTGRRASERALDYWEAEYRRIPPTMFPVARAAAQDPPFWTGALSSPALGDALALVAARCEVGDSAVILAACAALAAELEGHELCAMLAIVGNRFRPAQRALVSSLSMEGLLTLDIDRDATFADLVRRTWSASVRMYRAAEYDEAGRDAMFARVDRDRGESVHPYCCYNDLRGGPDRPAGTVDGPGPGLDALRAARERSEFSWARKLPKVSCRFCVHVVGGAPLFRIDLTADTRYLPPDTIERYLRGVEHLLVESAGREVAVGELAGMLR; the protein is encoded by the coding sequence GTGTCAGACGTCGTGGTGACGAGCGTGTCCGTCGGCTTCCGGGGCGGGGAAGGCAGATCCGGCTCGCTGGCGTGGGGGCAGCAGGCGCTGTGGAACGCCATCCGGCGGACCCGGCCGGAGGATCAGTACTTTAACTTCAGCCGCGAGTTCACACCGGCGGGCCGGGCCGGGATCGAAGACGTGACCGACGCCTTGGCGCGGGTCCTGGCGCGGCACGAGGCGCTGCGCACGACGCTGGTCGCGGACGAGGCGCTGCCTGAGCAGGTCGTGCACGGCGCCGGGAAACTGAACGTCGACATGCACTGTTGTGCCGCCGCCGATGTCGACTCGGTGGCGGCGGCGACAGCGGCCGAATACGAGTCGCGCGCATTCGACTACGTCGGCGAGCTCCCGTTGCGGGTCGCGTTCGTGACGACGGACGACGACGCGGTAGCGCGGGTGGTGTTCTGTTTCTGCCATCTGGCGGCCGACTTCGGCGGCTCGCAGGTAGTGCTCGACGATCTCGCCGGGTATCTGCGAGCGGATGCGGAGCCCGCGTCGCCGGCGCCGCAGCCGTTGGATCTCGTCGCGACGCAGAACGCGCCGACCGGGCGGCGCGCTTCTGAGCGCGCACTGGACTATTGGGAGGCCGAGTACCGGCGCATTCCGCCGACGATGTTCCCGGTGGCGCGGGCTGCCGCGCAGGATCCGCCGTTCTGGACCGGCGCGCTCAGTTCGCCGGCCCTCGGCGACGCGCTCGCCCTCGTCGCCGCGCGGTGCGAGGTCGGCGATTCCGCGGTGATCCTGGCCGCCTGCGCCGCGCTGGCGGCCGAACTCGAGGGCCACGAGCTGTGCGCCATGCTGGCGATCGTGGGCAACCGGTTCCGCCCGGCGCAGCGCGCTCTGGTCTCCAGTCTGTCGATGGAGGGCCTGCTCACGCTGGATATCGACCGCGACGCCACGTTCGCGGATCTGGTCCGCCGCACCTGGTCCGCCTCGGTCCGGATGTACCGGGCCGCCGAGTACGACGAGGCCGGGCGGGACGCGATGTTCGCCCGAGTGGACCGGGACCGGGGCGAGAGCGTCCATCCGTACTGCTGCTACAACGATCTGCGCGGCGGCCCGGATCGCCCGGCGGGCACGGTCGACGGGCCCGGGCCCGGACTCGACGCGTTGCGCGCGGCCCGGGAACGCAGCGAGTTCAGTTGGGCGCGCAAGCTGCCGAAGGTCAGCTGCCGATTCTGCGTGCACGTCGTCGGCGGCGCGCCGCTGTTCCGCATCGACCTGACCGCCGACACCCGGTATCTGCCGCCGGACACGATCGAGCGATATCTGCGCGGTGTGGAGCACCTGCTCGTCGAGTCGGCCGGTCGCGAGGTCGCGGTCGGCGAGTTGGCGGGAATGCTCCGCTGA
- a CDS encoding maleylpyruvate isomerase N-terminal domain-containing protein codes for MTRAGLEAARRSAAQLDEIIPMVDDEMWETPSACAGWRVIDVLAHLAALATEAVDPPKPDPSWPANRERYHDLRVDERRDWPHARVIDEWQRSAPLQLKLLAKGQDAKIADDPVNVTGLGVYPRHLLANTMAFNVFCHVRNDMLAPDGPLPFTLPEPTDEDVGPAVEFMLAGVPQMQGEELTATVLEPLVLELTGPGATTVTVLPADLGRDALTVVPGANGSTRIRSTALDFIKWGTTRKPWRDYCEVTGDEADAARFLDRLNIV; via the coding sequence ATGACCCGCGCCGGACTGGAAGCCGCGCGCCGGAGCGCGGCGCAACTCGACGAGATCATCCCCATGGTGGACGACGAGATGTGGGAGACGCCGTCCGCGTGCGCGGGGTGGCGGGTGATCGATGTGCTCGCCCACCTCGCCGCGCTCGCCACCGAGGCGGTCGATCCGCCCAAGCCGGACCCTTCGTGGCCTGCGAACCGCGAGCGCTACCACGACCTCCGGGTCGACGAGCGGCGGGACTGGCCCCACGCGCGGGTCATCGACGAATGGCAGCGCAGCGCACCGCTGCAGCTCAAGCTGCTGGCGAAAGGCCAGGACGCGAAGATCGCGGATGATCCGGTCAACGTGACGGGGCTCGGCGTCTATCCGCGGCACCTGCTGGCGAACACGATGGCCTTCAACGTCTTCTGCCATGTGCGCAACGACATGTTGGCACCGGACGGGCCGCTGCCGTTCACGTTGCCCGAACCGACGGACGAGGACGTCGGGCCGGCCGTCGAGTTCATGCTGGCGGGCGTGCCGCAGATGCAGGGCGAGGAGTTGACCGCCACGGTCCTCGAGCCTTTGGTGCTGGAACTGACCGGCCCGGGTGCGACGACGGTGACGGTGCTGCCGGCCGATCTGGGCCGTGATGCCTTGACGGTGGTGCCCGGCGCGAACGGCTCGACCCGTATCCGCAGCACCGCCCTCGACTTCATCAAGTGGGGCACCACGCGCAAGCCGTGGCGCGACTACTGCGAGGTCACCGGCGACGAAGCGGACGCGGCGCGCTTCCTGGACCGCCTGAACATCGTCTGA